The Devosia sp. SD17-2 genome includes a region encoding these proteins:
- a CDS encoding VWA domain-containing protein, with amino-acid sequence MMGFAAPLFGLLVLAAGYVWFLHSRREYRQVVPSLAIWQQLRNNAGFKRKARLVPPITLALVLQLIAVALLAAALTAPFWGRQDVTDHLVVVVDTSATRGNADAQTLQLADALAEMTADFTGRGGPTPKTLTVITGGPLPHYIAARWSWQDERLHHALTDLKPTDGATDWAETTRLIEATLGSKESTEVLTIGSRGQMEPLAENWPELTFAYRSLAAAPAGPKVIANLTLTDADKNLWTLEGEAIGDAATTETLFVHYATAAERTPLDWAKREIKLGTSGRAKISVPLEFPGPGIVTVSLGTEATQEPLRFIADAAPQTLDVLYIGERDQLLLKALNAVGGTQIFRDTASAGDGSDYGLIVVDGARDTSALRGNVVSIEADGPALADVDPDFWVSDHPMTRDIDWSSLTISAGSGLTTAPDDVVLLAANGVALMTAATTEHGRKVRLGFDPAASNWPELYAFPVFVSNLIDWMGVQPGGPLAPNCLAGRPCEIDARLIGQPLKSLDTADAGAEVVPDGAYVPLRAGLFQIGSGADARLIAVNAPHNDDETAEAEAQPYPKLPYGLAPWLIGLALAVLAVEAIITARRKGRLPQISLLRVATLALLIAAALNLPLPWYQNSNGLAAISADDGIALGRDSNSIAIGPGTSVLAGADGIGSATGAARIPYLGVSYDLAAAMIPPDRQAHVVLSGDAQRDVGLERTAAGGRTMVHHLPLVTPGADEVYVQRLDMPHLILPGEPLTLTALVESTAERSVEIELLVDGEVIASQDQALTAGSNRIETVLPGLENAEALIELRVVHDDAYPQNNVAGRIVSASPARPIAVVAADPVHGEAFTQLLSDQGLEASLLTPGKLPFYAEDWLGYGGIVLLNTPALSLTTSQQVLIEQLVAEHGMGLVMLGGANSFGPGGYFGTPLEALSPLSSRVPQDAPEVAMVFVLDRSGSMQQAVGQANRLDVAKMATVSATELLNPQSRVGIIVFDAEARTVLPMTRLADAPGAVEASLSGFDPGGGTDILPGLKEAIELLRTIDAQAKHVVVMTDGLSQPTDYTQVVGELRELGATVSAVAIGQGADSAAAREIAALGGGAAHVSSDFAALPSILSQEAMLLSSPVEEGTTQPVWTRPAANYLSALPRQLPPLFGFVGTTAKDDAQLFVTALDSKERDMPILASWRYGNGQVLALATDATGTWGEAWQRLPEYGALWKDILTQFQPITPRPGETLDLASNGDYLTLGVSALDDDGLPLGGQVLTATITHPDGGTTAITLAEAKPGHYEGRMMLGATGRYEIALGDAEDEAALRAVHYHSYSPLYDFSRVGGAAALAAATGGGEISADAASALASRVEFAWERNWPVWCLIAFALFLLELTLRYRGFSSRRPATASVSAPNGLRPEGTIR; translated from the coding sequence ATGATGGGTTTTGCGGCACCGCTTTTCGGACTTCTGGTCCTCGCGGCCGGATATGTCTGGTTCCTGCACAGCCGACGTGAATATCGGCAGGTCGTGCCCAGCCTCGCCATCTGGCAGCAATTGCGCAACAACGCCGGCTTTAAACGCAAAGCACGGTTGGTGCCGCCCATTACGCTGGCGCTGGTGTTGCAGCTGATCGCCGTTGCGCTGCTCGCCGCCGCCCTGACCGCGCCCTTCTGGGGTCGCCAGGATGTTACCGATCACCTCGTGGTGGTTGTCGACACCAGCGCGACCAGAGGCAATGCTGACGCGCAGACGCTCCAACTTGCCGACGCACTAGCAGAAATGACGGCCGATTTCACCGGTCGTGGCGGGCCGACGCCAAAGACCCTTACGGTCATCACAGGCGGACCGCTCCCCCATTATATCGCCGCCCGCTGGTCCTGGCAGGATGAGCGGCTGCACCATGCGCTGACCGACCTGAAGCCGACGGATGGGGCAACGGACTGGGCCGAAACGACGCGCCTGATCGAGGCAACGCTCGGGAGCAAGGAGAGCACCGAGGTCCTGACGATCGGCTCGCGTGGCCAAATGGAGCCGCTGGCCGAAAACTGGCCGGAGCTCACCTTTGCCTACCGCTCCCTAGCTGCCGCTCCGGCGGGCCCAAAGGTCATCGCAAATCTCACGCTCACCGATGCGGACAAGAACCTCTGGACACTCGAGGGCGAAGCGATTGGCGATGCAGCCACCACCGAAACGCTCTTTGTCCACTATGCGACCGCCGCCGAACGCACCCCGCTCGACTGGGCCAAGCGCGAGATCAAGCTCGGCACGTCGGGTCGTGCAAAAATCTCTGTGCCGCTCGAGTTCCCGGGACCTGGTATCGTCACCGTTTCGCTCGGCACCGAGGCGACCCAGGAACCGCTGCGGTTTATCGCCGACGCAGCGCCGCAGACCCTTGATGTCCTCTATATCGGGGAGCGCGATCAGCTCCTGCTCAAGGCGCTCAACGCCGTTGGTGGCACCCAGATCTTTCGTGACACTGCCTCCGCTGGTGATGGCAGCGATTATGGCCTGATCGTTGTCGACGGCGCACGCGACACCTCCGCACTCCGGGGCAATGTTGTCAGCATCGAAGCCGATGGTCCTGCGCTCGCAGATGTCGATCCCGATTTCTGGGTCAGCGACCATCCGATGACGCGGGACATTGACTGGTCTTCCCTGACCATAAGCGCGGGCTCGGGCCTTACCACCGCACCCGACGATGTCGTGCTTCTCGCGGCAAACGGCGTCGCGCTGATGACAGCGGCGACCACCGAGCATGGGCGCAAGGTGCGCCTCGGGTTTGACCCGGCGGCCTCGAACTGGCCGGAGCTCTATGCATTCCCGGTCTTTGTCTCCAATCTCATCGATTGGATGGGGGTTCAGCCCGGTGGACCTCTGGCACCGAATTGCTTGGCGGGGCGCCCGTGCGAGATCGACGCGCGCCTGATCGGCCAGCCGCTCAAAAGTCTCGACACTGCTGATGCAGGCGCAGAGGTCGTCCCGGACGGAGCCTATGTTCCGCTGCGCGCCGGACTGTTCCAGATCGGATCGGGCGCAGACGCAAGGCTGATCGCCGTCAACGCACCGCACAACGACGACGAAACAGCTGAAGCCGAGGCCCAGCCCTATCCAAAGCTGCCCTATGGTCTTGCGCCCTGGCTGATTGGTCTGGCGCTTGCGGTCCTGGCCGTGGAAGCCATCATTACCGCCCGGCGCAAGGGCCGCCTGCCGCAGATTTCGCTGTTGCGCGTGGCGACGCTCGCACTGCTCATCGCTGCGGCGCTCAACCTGCCCCTGCCGTGGTACCAGAACAGCAATGGGCTGGCGGCCATCTCGGCGGACGACGGGATCGCCCTGGGCCGTGACAGCAACAGTATCGCGATTGGCCCAGGGACCAGCGTGCTTGCGGGTGCGGACGGGATTGGATCCGCGACTGGTGCCGCACGGATACCCTACCTTGGCGTCAGCTATGATCTCGCTGCGGCGATGATCCCGCCGGATCGGCAGGCACATGTCGTTCTATCGGGCGATGCCCAGCGCGATGTTGGGCTGGAACGCACGGCAGCGGGCGGACGGACGATGGTGCACCATCTGCCTCTCGTGACGCCGGGCGCGGATGAAGTCTATGTCCAGCGCCTCGACATGCCGCATCTCATTCTGCCGGGTGAACCCCTTACCCTCACGGCATTGGTCGAGAGCACGGCAGAGCGATCCGTCGAGATCGAACTGCTTGTCGATGGCGAGGTCATTGCCAGCCAGGATCAGGCGCTGACAGCCGGTAGCAATCGGATCGAGACTGTGTTGCCGGGCCTCGAGAACGCGGAAGCCCTCATTGAGCTGCGCGTTGTCCATGATGACGCCTATCCGCAGAACAATGTGGCCGGCCGCATCGTCAGCGCCTCCCCGGCGCGCCCCATTGCCGTGGTCGCCGCCGATCCCGTGCATGGCGAGGCTTTCACCCAGCTTCTGTCGGACCAGGGGCTGGAAGCCAGCCTGCTGACGCCGGGCAAGTTGCCGTTTTACGCGGAAGACTGGCTGGGCTACGGCGGCATCGTCCTGCTCAATACGCCGGCGCTCTCGCTGACGACGTCCCAGCAGGTGCTGATCGAGCAACTGGTCGCCGAACACGGCATGGGCCTTGTCATGCTGGGCGGCGCCAACAGCTTTGGTCCCGGCGGCTATTTCGGCACGCCACTCGAAGCCCTCTCGCCGCTGTCGAGCCGCGTCCCCCAGGACGCGCCTGAAGTGGCCATGGTTTTCGTGCTCGACCGGTCCGGCTCGATGCAACAGGCCGTTGGGCAGGCCAACCGTCTCGACGTTGCCAAGATGGCGACCGTGTCGGCGACCGAGTTGCTCAATCCGCAGAGCCGGGTCGGCATCATCGTGTTTGACGCGGAGGCACGCACCGTGCTTCCGATGACCCGTCTCGCCGACGCACCCGGAGCCGTGGAAGCGTCGCTGAGCGGGTTCGATCCCGGCGGCGGCACCGACATTCTGCCGGGCCTCAAGGAAGCGATTGAACTGCTGCGCACCATTGACGCGCAGGCAAAGCATGTCGTCGTGATGACGGACGGGCTCAGCCAGCCGACGGACTATACGCAGGTGGTCGGGGAACTGCGGGAGCTTGGCGCAACCGTATCGGCCGTCGCCATCGGCCAGGGCGCGGACTCTGCGGCGGCACGGGAGATCGCGGCGCTCGGCGGCGGTGCGGCACATGTCTCGTCGGATTTTGCCGCCTTGCCGTCGATCCTGTCTCAGGAGGCCATGCTGTTGAGTTCTCCGGTCGAGGAGGGCACGACCCAGCCCGTCTGGACCCGACCGGCTGCCAACTACCTCTCCGCCCTGCCCCGCCAGCTGCCGCCGCTTTTCGGCTTTGTCGGAACGACGGCAAAGGACGACGCCCAGCTCTTCGTCACGGCGCTCGACAGCAAGGAACGCGACATGCCGATCCTCGCCTCCTGGCGCTATGGCAATGGTCAGGTGCTGGCCCTCGCCACGGATGCGACAGGGACATGGGGTGAGGCCTGGCAGCGATTGCCCGAGTATGGCGCGCTCTGGAAGGACATCCTGACCCAGTTCCAGCCGATCACCCCGCGTCCTGGCGAAACGCTCGACCTCGCAAGCAACGGGGACTATCTGACCCTTGGCGTGAGCGCGCTGGATGACGACGGGCTGCCGCTTGGCGGACAGGTCCTTACCGCGACGATCACCCATCCGGATGGCGGCACCACCGCGATCACCCTCGCCGAAGCAAAGCCCGGCCACTATGAAGGTCGCATGATGCTCGGCGCAACCGGACGCTATGAGATCGCGCTCGGGGACGCTGAGGACGAGGCTGCGCTGCGGGCCGTTCACTATCACTCGTATAGCCCGCTTTATGACTTCTCCCGCGTTGGTGGCGCTGCTGCCCTGGCGGCCGCAACCGGTGGCGGGGAAATCTCAGCCGACGCCGCGTCCGCTCTGGCTTCGCGCGTCGAATTCGCCTGGGAGCGCAACTGGCCGGTGTGGTGCCTCATCGCTTTTGCGCTCTTCCTCCTCGAATTGACACTCCGCTATCGCGGCTTCTCATCCCGCCGACCTGCGACAGCCTCGGTCAGCGCCCCCAATGGCCTGCGCCCAGAAGGAACTATCCGATGA
- a CDS encoding DUF58 domain-containing protein translates to MRPPAPLLERLSRSRMLPASAQPSVGMGERLSRQKGAGMEFLDFRPYQAGDDTRNLDPYLYARTGEFVVREYARSQQLPVTIALDLSASMASGDNGKFERAKLIAQLFGFIALASGDRVQLAVTADHKTLLSPRWHGAARADYMFDWIDKRTAGEEGGFIDMLRALPQHLPPRGLVIAVSDWWDDDVGPALNMLRARDQEVVAIQVLGPNEIDPSSMDQGIVTLEDVETGQEIELSIDAQLLDQYRSLFAARQDELHGLFTAKHWHFLTVSTQDDLDQLFTHTLRAKGVLS, encoded by the coding sequence ATGCGACCGCCCGCCCCTTTGCTCGAGCGCCTGTCCAGATCGAGGATGCTGCCCGCTTCCGCGCAGCCATCCGTCGGCATGGGCGAGCGGCTGTCCCGGCAAAAGGGCGCGGGCATGGAGTTTCTCGACTTTCGCCCCTATCAGGCCGGCGACGACACCCGCAATCTCGACCCTTATCTCTACGCCCGTACCGGCGAGTTCGTGGTGCGCGAATATGCCCGCAGCCAGCAGTTGCCGGTGACCATCGCGCTCGATCTCTCGGCCTCGATGGCGTCTGGAGACAACGGGAAATTCGAGCGCGCCAAGCTGATCGCGCAATTGTTCGGCTTCATCGCCCTTGCCAGTGGTGATCGCGTGCAGCTCGCAGTCACCGCCGACCACAAGACCCTGCTGTCGCCGCGCTGGCATGGCGCGGCCCGGGCAGACTATATGTTTGACTGGATCGACAAGCGCACGGCGGGCGAAGAGGGCGGCTTCATCGACATGCTGCGCGCCCTGCCCCAGCATCTGCCGCCGCGCGGCCTCGTCATCGCGGTCAGCGACTGGTGGGACGATGATGTGGGACCTGCGCTCAACATGCTGCGTGCGCGCGATCAGGAAGTGGTCGCCATACAGGTCCTCGGCCCGAATGAAATTGACCCTTCGAGCATGGATCAGGGTATCGTGACCCTTGAGGATGTTGAAACCGGCCAGGAGATTGAACTGTCCATTGATGCCCAATTGCTCGACCAGTACCGGTCCCTGTTCGCTGCGCGGCAGGATGAACTGCACGGACTGTTCACTGCCAAGCACTGGCATTTCCTCACGGTTTCCACCCAGGATGATCTTGACCAGCTTTTCACCCATACCCTTCGCGCCAAGGGAGTTCTGTCATGA
- a CDS encoding ABC transporter substrate-binding protein, which translates to MLKSLLTSLGGGIAVMTLMTGASLAQSDEPFRLIVTHLEAPLVPNSVMDLAVELGYFEAEGVNVELVRVQQTPSAIAALQSGEGEMANIGVDALLQVIHNGATDFRAVTSPNKSLPFLIASKEDIATAADLKGRSFGVGRVGSLDHSLSSKVLSSLGLSLDDSEVIAIGQPDVRGQALLAGQIDATTISIGVWSELPDTEGLHVLVDQDAYYEGAPVVNKVNAVSGDVLANRAEDVEAVIRALTKLSREFAADPQKWVDAMAKARPDVELETLELLSKAFVGSWSVNGGMSAEELNFTADWLYDTPDFEGQEKLPLNQWVDFAPVDAVLADIGTEDGMDPADR; encoded by the coding sequence ATGTTGAAATCACTTTTGACTTCGCTCGGCGGCGGCATCGCCGTGATGACCCTGATGACCGGCGCCAGCCTGGCCCAGTCCGATGAGCCGTTCCGGCTGATCGTGACCCATCTTGAGGCCCCGCTGGTGCCCAATTCGGTCATGGATCTGGCTGTCGAGCTCGGCTACTTCGAGGCAGAGGGCGTCAACGTCGAGCTGGTCCGCGTGCAGCAGACCCCGTCGGCGATTGCCGCGTTGCAGTCTGGCGAAGGCGAAATGGCCAACATCGGCGTCGATGCGCTGCTGCAGGTCATCCACAATGGCGCGACCGACTTCCGCGCCGTGACCTCGCCCAACAAATCCCTGCCCTTCCTCATCGCTTCCAAGGAAGACATCGCGACGGCGGCGGACCTCAAGGGTCGCAGCTTTGGCGTTGGTCGCGTCGGCAGCCTTGACCACTCGCTCTCGAGCAAGGTGCTCTCGAGCCTTGGCCTTTCGCTCGACGATTCCGAAGTCATCGCCATCGGCCAGCCCGACGTGCGCGGCCAGGCGCTGCTCGCCGGCCAGATCGACGCGACGACGATCTCCATCGGCGTCTGGAGCGAACTGCCCGACACCGAGGGTCTGCATGTCCTCGTTGACCAGGACGCCTATTATGAAGGCGCGCCGGTGGTGAACAAGGTCAACGCAGTCTCCGGCGATGTGCTCGCAAACCGCGCCGAAGACGTCGAGGCCGTGATCCGCGCTCTGACCAAGCTGTCGCGCGAATTTGCTGCCGATCCGCAGAAGTGGGTCGACGCTATGGCCAAGGCGCGCCCGGACGTCGAGCTCGAGACGCTGGAACTGCTCTCCAAGGCTTTCGTAGGCAGCTGGAGTGTCAACGGCGGCATGAGCGCCGAGGAACTGAACTTCACCGCCGACTGGCTCTATGACACCCCCGATTTCGAAGGCCAGGAAAAGCTGCCGCTCAACCAGTGGGTGGATTTTGCTCCTGTCGACGCCGTGCTGGCGGATATCGGTACCGAAGACGGCATGGACCCTGCTGATCGATGA
- a CDS encoding MoxR family ATPase, with protein sequence MTASQPQLDAAIADLDRLRETLKAARTAIGSAVVGQESVVDLMLIALMAGGHVLLEGPPGVGKTLLVRTLATVAGLSFARVQFTPDLMPADITGASVLVPNADGRAHLEFRKGPIFSQLLLADEINRATPRTQSALLEAMQEGTISAAGTTMDLPKPFFVLATQNPIEMEGTYTLPEAQIDRFLFRIDVAYPNEDVLTRILTATTGAEQAVVAQAITPEELLTLQRHTRTVPTALTLQQAIARFCIATQPKGASADKDVAKYVRFGVSPRGAQALTVAGKAHALLSGRNHVSVADLRAVLLPVMRHRVQLNFEGRAANVDIDALLLRVFEQTVGKL encoded by the coding sequence ATGACAGCATCACAGCCGCAGCTTGACGCTGCAATTGCCGACCTCGACCGGTTGAGGGAGACGCTGAAGGCAGCGCGCACAGCCATTGGCAGTGCCGTCGTGGGTCAGGAGAGCGTCGTAGACCTCATGCTGATCGCACTGATGGCCGGCGGGCACGTGCTGCTCGAAGGCCCCCCGGGCGTTGGCAAGACGCTGCTGGTGCGTACGCTGGCGACCGTTGCCGGACTGAGCTTTGCCCGCGTGCAGTTTACACCTGACCTCATGCCGGCCGACATCACCGGCGCATCGGTGCTGGTGCCCAATGCCGATGGACGCGCGCATCTTGAGTTCCGCAAGGGACCGATCTTCTCGCAGCTGTTGCTGGCCGACGAAATCAACCGCGCAACGCCCCGGACCCAGTCGGCGCTGCTCGAAGCCATGCAGGAAGGCACGATCTCGGCCGCCGGCACCACGATGGACCTGCCCAAGCCTTTCTTCGTGCTGGCGACGCAGAACCCGATCGAAATGGAAGGCACCTATACCCTTCCAGAGGCACAGATTGACCGGTTCCTGTTCCGCATCGACGTGGCCTATCCGAACGAGGATGTGCTGACGCGCATTCTGACGGCCACTACCGGCGCTGAACAAGCCGTCGTCGCGCAGGCAATCACGCCCGAGGAACTGCTGACGCTTCAGCGGCACACCCGCACAGTTCCCACGGCGCTCACCCTGCAGCAGGCGATTGCCCGCTTCTGCATTGCGACCCAGCCCAAGGGCGCATCGGCCGACAAGGATGTGGCGAAATATGTCCGCTTCGGCGTCAGCCCGCGCGGCGCACAGGCCCTGACCGTTGCCGGCAAGGCCCACGCGCTTTTGTCCGGGCGCAACCATGTGTCCGTGGCCGACCTTCGCGCCGTGCTGCTGCCGGTGATGCGCCACCGCGTCCAGCTCAACTTCGAGGGTCGCGCGGCAAACGTCGATATTGATGCGCTGCTGCTGCGCGTCTTCGAACAGACCGTCGGAAAGCTCTGA
- a CDS encoding ABC transporter permease, with product MGSVLGQLGGVYAIWLREVKRSLRDKGQLIGGVSRPLLWVLILGIGLNPYFRGEVYGEVRFVVPYTYIQFIFPAVVVLNILYTSVQSAVSLIWDREFGFMREVMVAPISRNLVLLGKVLGGATTAVIHGCMVLAVAHFVGIGLTIETILKALALMFTMAFGLTAFGIIIANYVRGFEGFGVFSNAVILPLYFTASSVFPLDPALTRAQTLVTYPEWLVVIVEHNPMTYAVDAMRGILIGFNQFDPTLGFTVVGAMAASLFALAMWEFRKI from the coding sequence ATGGGTAGCGTTCTGGGGCAGTTGGGCGGTGTCTACGCGATCTGGTTGCGCGAGGTGAAACGCTCGCTCCGCGACAAGGGGCAGCTCATCGGCGGCGTCAGCCGGCCGCTGCTGTGGGTGCTCATCCTCGGCATCGGGCTCAACCCTTATTTCCGCGGCGAGGTGTATGGCGAAGTGCGTTTCGTCGTGCCCTACACCTATATCCAGTTCATCTTCCCCGCGGTCGTCGTCCTCAACATCCTCTATACCTCCGTGCAGTCGGCGGTCTCGCTGATCTGGGACCGTGAGTTCGGCTTCATGCGCGAGGTGATGGTGGCCCCGATCTCCCGCAATCTTGTCCTGCTCGGCAAGGTGCTGGGCGGCGCGACCACGGCGGTGATCCATGGCTGCATGGTGCTGGCCGTGGCTCATTTCGTCGGGATCGGGTTGACCATAGAGACGATCCTCAAGGCCCTTGCCCTCATGTTCACCATGGCCTTCGGGCTGACGGCCTTCGGCATCATCATCGCCAATTATGTGCGTGGCTTTGAGGGTTTTGGCGTGTTCTCCAACGCGGTCATCCTGCCGCTCTACTTCACTGCCAGCTCGGTGTTTCCGCTCGATCCGGCACTGACCCGCGCCCAGACCCTCGTCACCTATCCGGAATGGCTGGTGGTCATCGTCGAGCACAATCCGATGACTTATGCGGTCGACGCCATGCGCGGCATCCTCATCGGGTTCAACCAATTCGATCCTACGCTGGGCTTTACCGTGGTCGGCGCAATGGCGGCGAGCCTCTTCGCGCTCGCCATGTGGGAATTCAGGAAGATCTGA
- a CDS encoding ABC transporter ATP-binding protein has translation MSDIANPPAILVDSVSKRFGRVLALDGVSLSVPQGQMFALLGPNGAGKTTLIDILCTIQKPDSGRAEVSGIDVAKNPLKVRHQLGVVFQEATLDTRLSVEENLDFHGLVYQMSRADRRKRIDEMLALVELTDWRDALVKTLSAGMRRRLEIARGLMHRPRILFLDEPTVGLDAQSRAKIWSYLETLRASEDLTVIVTTHYIEEVDACDSICIIDHGKILAHGTPEALKQAHAAPLLRVSPRTPQAHAALMERFPGTVQAADGQLVIRSNDITVDALLEEFGNQLRHVTVDQPSLESVFLTLTGRDLREARATPAKKRGRG, from the coding sequence ATGAGTGACATCGCCAATCCGCCGGCAATTCTGGTCGATAGTGTTTCCAAGCGTTTCGGCCGCGTTCTGGCCCTCGACGGAGTGTCGCTGTCGGTGCCGCAGGGGCAGATGTTCGCCCTGCTTGGCCCGAACGGCGCGGGCAAGACCACGCTCATCGACATCCTCTGCACCATCCAGAAGCCGGATAGCGGCCGGGCAGAAGTGTCCGGGATAGACGTGGCCAAGAACCCGCTCAAAGTGCGGCATCAGCTTGGCGTCGTCTTCCAGGAGGCCACGCTAGACACTCGCCTGTCGGTCGAGGAAAATCTCGATTTCCATGGCCTCGTCTACCAGATGAGCCGCGCCGACCGGCGCAAACGCATCGACGAGATGCTGGCGCTGGTGGAACTGACCGACTGGCGCGATGCGCTTGTGAAGACGCTGTCCGCGGGCATGCGCCGCCGTCTCGAGATCGCCCGCGGCCTGATGCATCGCCCGCGCATCCTCTTCCTCGACGAGCCGACGGTGGGCCTCGACGCCCAGTCGCGCGCCAAGATCTGGTCCTATCTCGAGACGCTTCGCGCCAGCGAGGACCTCACGGTCATCGTGACAACCCACTACATCGAAGAAGTGGACGCCTGCGACAGCATCTGCATCATCGACCATGGCAAAATCCTTGCGCATGGCACGCCCGAGGCGCTCAAGCAGGCACATGCTGCGCCGCTGCTGCGCGTCAGCCCGCGCACGCCGCAGGCGCATGCGGCCCTGATGGAGCGTTTCCCCGGCACCGTGCAGGCGGCAGACGGCCAGTTGGTGATCCGCTCGAACGACATCACCGTCGATGCCCTGCTCGAGGAATTCGGCAACCAGCTCCGGCATGTCACGGTTGACCAGCCCAGCCTTGAGAGTGTGTTCCTGACGCTGACCGGCCGCGACTTGCGCGAGGCGCGCGCCACGCCGGCCAAAAAGCGGGGACGCGGCTAA
- a CDS encoding ABC transporter ATP-binding protein — protein MQGPKPLLSFDKVEKRFARPDGTVSTGVGGVSLDIAEQKFVALIGPSGCGKTTLLRLTNGLIEPDAGSVLIDGKTPRPGPDMGFVFQAFRLIPWASVQENVEFALESLPLSKAERAERALHYLDLVGLSRSAKSWPSQLSGGMKQRVALARALASEPRVLLMDEPFASLDAQTRELMQGELLAIWRQRMPTVMFVTHSVDEALVLADRVVIMGAGKVLETLEVDLPRPRHSAQMRSDGRFIDMRNYLWNRIRDLVLSDPASEFYGRNLSE, from the coding sequence ATGCAGGGGCCAAAGCCCCTGCTCAGCTTCGACAAGGTCGAAAAGCGCTTCGCACGCCCCGACGGCACCGTCAGCACGGGGGTGGGTGGAGTGTCGCTGGACATTGCCGAGCAAAAGTTCGTCGCCCTGATCGGTCCCTCCGGTTGCGGGAAGACGACACTCTTGCGATTGACCAATGGCCTGATCGAGCCCGACGCGGGCTCGGTCCTTATCGACGGCAAGACGCCGCGTCCCGGCCCTGACATGGGGTTTGTGTTCCAGGCGTTTCGCCTCATTCCCTGGGCCAGTGTCCAGGAAAATGTTGAATTTGCCCTCGAGAGCCTGCCGCTGTCGAAGGCCGAGCGTGCCGAACGCGCGCTGCACTATCTCGATCTCGTAGGCCTGTCCCGCTCGGCCAAATCCTGGCCGTCGCAGCTTTCGGGCGGCATGAAGCAGCGCGTGGCCCTCGCCCGCGCCCTCGCCAGCGAACCGCGCGTCTTGCTCATGGACGAGCCTTTTGCCAGCCTTGACGCGCAGACGCGCGAGCTGATGCAAGGCGAGCTTCTGGCCATCTGGCGCCAGCGCATGCCCACGGTGATGTTCGTGACCCACAGCGTCGACGAAGCGCTGGTGCTGGCCGACCGCGTGGTGATCATGGGCGCCGGCAAGGTTCTGGAAACGCTTGAAGTCGATCTGCCGCGTCCGCGCCATTCCGCGCAGATGCGTTCGGACGGGCGCTTCATCGACATGCGCAATTACCTTTGGAACCGTATCCGCGACCTGGTCCTGAGTGACCCGGCTTCGGAATTCTACGGTCGCAATCTCAGTGAATAG
- a CDS encoding ABC transporter permease, with the protein MAGFALKARDGTEPTWLIALTRLGFLALLIVLWWIASINVARNLIPSPMATLAAAGELLEQGRLQKGLLESLTIYLSGFGLAIAVAIPLGVLMGAFGLFGRTIEIFVYALSATPRVAFIPLIIVLLGLGLQAKVFIVFLGAVMPILLNTYAGVRQADPELIEMGRSVGAGRLRIFTRIVLPGAVPYVITGLRLGATIGLINTVVAELYTAVGGLGGLLAIYGNTFRMAEYFVIVLSLAAIGVVVTETLRFVELRLARWRR; encoded by the coding sequence ATGGCGGGCTTCGCACTCAAAGCGCGGGATGGTACGGAGCCGACCTGGCTCATTGCGCTGACGCGGCTGGGTTTTCTCGCCCTGCTGATCGTGCTGTGGTGGATTGCCTCCATCAATGTGGCACGTAATCTCATCCCCTCGCCCATGGCGACGCTTGCTGCTGCCGGTGAACTGCTGGAACAGGGCCGCCTGCAGAAGGGACTACTGGAGTCCCTGACCATCTATCTCTCCGGCTTTGGCCTTGCCATCGCCGTGGCCATTCCGCTGGGCGTGCTCATGGGCGCGTTTGGCCTCTTTGGCCGGACCATCGAAATTTTCGTCTATGCCCTCTCTGCCACGCCGCGCGTCGCGTTCATCCCGCTGATCATCGTGCTGCTGGGGCTGGGGCTGCAGGCGAAGGTGTTCATCGTCTTCCTGGGCGCGGTCATGCCCATCCTGCTCAACACCTATGCCGGTGTTCGACAGGCCGATCCCGAGCTCATCGAAATGGGACGTTCGGTGGGTGCCGGGCGCCTGCGCATCTTTACCCGCATCGTGCTGCCGGGAGCCGTGCCCTATGTGATTACCGGCCTGCGGCTGGGCGCCACGATCGGGCTCATCAATACCGTGGTGGCAGAGCTCTATACAGCCGTCGGCGGCCTCGGCGGGCTTCTCGCAATTTACGGCAATACGTTCCGAATGGCGGAATATTTCGTCATCGTTCTATCCCTCGCGGCCATCGGTGTTGTTGTCACCGAGACGCTGCGGTTCGTCGAATTGCGCCTCGCAAGATGGCGGCGCTAG